One genomic segment of Mesoterricola silvestris includes these proteins:
- the murI gene encoding glutamate racemase, translating to MSRQDQPIGVFDSGIGGLTVVRALRKLLPEESIVYLGDTARVPYGNKSHATIQRYALQAGTILGRYRPKLMVIACNTASAHGLGALQAAAPCPVIGVIEPGAEAASRVKGPVGVIGTLATVQSGAYEDAIRRRNPQALIHSLPCPLLVGFAEEGWLDDPITDAVCRRYLNQIPFEVRTIVLGCTHYPTLLNSLNRTRPDTTWLDSGELAAKAVEDLLRGSLGFRTASARGDLKILLTDAGTRLQEVGERFLGEPLDSVELVEL from the coding sequence ATGAGCCGCCAGGATCAGCCCATCGGGGTCTTCGACTCCGGCATCGGCGGGCTGACGGTGGTGCGGGCGCTGCGCAAGCTCCTGCCCGAGGAGTCCATCGTGTACCTGGGCGACACCGCCCGGGTGCCCTACGGGAACAAGTCCCACGCCACCATCCAGCGCTACGCCCTGCAGGCCGGGACCATCCTGGGCCGGTACCGGCCCAAGCTCATGGTCATCGCCTGCAACACCGCCTCGGCCCACGGCCTGGGGGCGCTGCAGGCCGCCGCGCCCTGCCCCGTCATCGGCGTGATCGAACCGGGGGCCGAAGCCGCGAGCCGGGTGAAGGGACCCGTGGGGGTCATCGGGACCCTGGCCACGGTGCAGTCCGGCGCCTACGAGGACGCCATCCGCCGCCGGAACCCCCAGGCCCTGATCCACAGCCTGCCCTGCCCCCTCCTGGTGGGCTTCGCGGAGGAGGGCTGGCTGGACGACCCCATCACCGACGCGGTGTGCCGGCGCTACCTGAACCAGATCCCCTTCGAAGTGCGCACCATCGTCCTGGGCTGCACCCACTACCCCACGCTCCTGAATTCCCTGAACCGAACCCGGCCCGACACCACCTGGCTGGACAGCGGCGAGCTGGCGGCGAAGGCCGTGGAGGACCTGCTGCGGGGCTCCCTGGGCTTCCGCACCGCCAGCGCCCGCGGCGACCTGAAGATCCTCCTCACGGACGCCGGCACCCGCCTCCAGGAGGTGGGGGAGCGCTTCCTGGGCGAGCCCCTGGACTCCGTGGAACTCGTGGAGCTCTGA
- the rsgA gene encoding ribosome small subunit-dependent GTPase A — MGRKYRLGQSRDAHDLDSPDAYAREGKAQSKRRQQSAERLTTEAEAHDAGSMLLLPDAGPWAHLEEATLVWRHSQIVDLELDDRTPIRATLAGKLKGVRLVVGDRVRFSRVPVEGQDADLPQAQVVAVLPRRTLLKRGGIDDREPWQLICANAEELWVCAAVVDPPLRPGLLERAQTLALAAGLAFRIVVTKRDRASAKDTLPELDPLRAQRLPIVETSAVTGLGLPELAGLLQGRTVALVGHSGVGKSTLINALAPGLNQRTGDMSRYGTGRQTTTGARWLPCAGGGTLIDTPGIRNLSVRGFPRTLLPAIFPEFPPEWIEDPMALDPEDEDLDLPYPERLQSLQRLWLEMEERNPNQNVFR; from the coding sequence ATGGGACGGAAATACCGCCTGGGCCAGAGCCGGGACGCCCACGACCTGGACAGCCCCGACGCCTACGCGCGGGAGGGCAAGGCCCAGAGCAAGCGCCGCCAGCAGTCCGCGGAGCGCCTGACCACCGAGGCGGAAGCCCACGATGCCGGGTCCATGCTCCTGCTGCCCGACGCGGGCCCCTGGGCCCACCTGGAGGAGGCCACCCTGGTGTGGCGCCACAGCCAGATCGTGGACCTGGAGCTGGATGACCGCACCCCCATCCGCGCGACGCTGGCCGGCAAGCTCAAGGGCGTCCGGCTCGTGGTGGGGGACCGGGTGCGGTTCTCCCGGGTGCCGGTGGAGGGCCAGGACGCGGACCTCCCCCAGGCGCAGGTGGTGGCCGTTCTGCCCCGGCGCACCCTCCTGAAGCGGGGCGGCATCGACGACCGGGAACCCTGGCAGCTCATCTGCGCCAACGCGGAGGAGCTCTGGGTGTGCGCGGCGGTGGTGGACCCGCCCCTGCGCCCCGGCCTCCTGGAGCGGGCCCAGACCCTGGCCCTGGCGGCGGGGCTGGCCTTCCGCATCGTCGTCACCAAGCGGGACCGGGCCTCGGCCAAGGACACCCTCCCGGAACTGGATCCCCTGCGGGCCCAGCGCCTGCCCATCGTCGAGACCAGCGCCGTCACGGGACTGGGCCTCCCGGAGCTGGCCGGGCTCCTCCAGGGCCGCACCGTGGCCCTGGTGGGCCACAGCGGCGTCGGCAAGAGCACCCTCATCAACGCCCTGGCCCCCGGCCTCAACCAGCGCACCGGGGACATGAGCCGCTACGGCACCGGGCGCCAGACCACCACCGGCGCGCGGTGGCTGCCCTGCGCCGGGGGCGGCACCCTCATCGACACCCCGGGCATCCGGAACCTGAGCGTGCGCGGCTTTCCCCGCACCCTCCTCCCGGCCATCTTCCCGGAGTTCCCGCCGGAATGGATCGAGGATCCCATGGCCCTGGACCCCGAGGACGAGGATCTGGACCTGCCCTACCCGGAGCGGCTCCAGAGCCTCCAGCGCCTCTGGCTGGAGATGGAGGAGCGCAACCCGAACCAGAACGTCTTCAGGTGA
- a CDS encoding sigma-54 interaction domain-containing protein, protein MSERPRLHWSTLGEPTLGLEHRWAGAWEITLDRAALPALPPRETDLWVITAAAPEPPPALVRAGSEAGALPILLVLPPTGGAVDPQALFQWSALGSVRWGPMQDLPPAPGLRPATQPPLNLTVTQALALGLVGIGPAMQEVLAKAKAAAATRATVLLQGESGTGKEIIARAIHSMSGQADLPFVPVHCGAIPDNLIESELFGFTKGAFTDARKDAPGKFREASGGTIFLDEVSTMPLGAQVRLLRVLQEREVQPLGGGGPVKVDVRVVAATNADLWKRVQEGAFREDLFYRLEVVPITLPPLRARREEIPFLAQHFLNRKAREHGLYPKAIHPSVDPLLMALPWSGNVRQLENAVERAIVLSAGRPVLMREDFTFLADRIPEGREIVQALPPMETFAPSGLVPAAQALDLPAEGVDLNQVVTDVEKKLMLQSLQVTRGNKKRAAELLGLKRTTFLEKMKRLDLEDVAPDGAEA, encoded by the coding sequence ATGTCCGAACGCCCCCGCCTCCATTGGTCCACCCTCGGCGAGCCCACCCTTGGGCTGGAACACCGCTGGGCCGGCGCCTGGGAGATCACCCTGGACCGGGCCGCCCTCCCCGCCCTGCCGCCCCGGGAGACCGATCTCTGGGTCATCACGGCCGCGGCCCCCGAGCCGCCCCCCGCCCTGGTGAGGGCGGGGTCCGAAGCCGGGGCCCTGCCCATCCTCCTGGTGCTGCCCCCCACCGGCGGCGCCGTGGACCCCCAGGCCCTGTTCCAGTGGAGCGCCCTGGGCTCCGTGCGCTGGGGGCCCATGCAGGATCTGCCGCCGGCGCCGGGATTGCGCCCGGCCACCCAGCCCCCGCTGAACCTCACGGTGACCCAGGCCCTGGCGCTGGGGCTGGTGGGCATCGGCCCGGCCATGCAGGAGGTGCTGGCCAAGGCCAAGGCGGCCGCGGCCACCCGGGCCACGGTGCTCCTCCAGGGGGAGAGCGGCACCGGCAAGGAGATCATCGCCCGGGCCATCCATTCCATGAGCGGCCAGGCCGATCTGCCCTTCGTGCCGGTGCACTGCGGCGCCATCCCGGACAACCTCATCGAAAGCGAGCTCTTCGGCTTCACCAAGGGGGCCTTCACCGACGCCCGCAAGGATGCCCCGGGGAAGTTCCGGGAGGCTTCGGGCGGCACCATCTTCCTGGACGAGGTGAGCACCATGCCCCTGGGCGCCCAGGTGCGCCTGCTGCGGGTCCTGCAGGAGCGGGAGGTGCAGCCCCTGGGCGGAGGCGGGCCCGTGAAGGTGGATGTGCGCGTGGTGGCGGCCACCAACGCCGATCTGTGGAAGCGGGTGCAGGAAGGCGCCTTCCGGGAGGACCTCTTCTACCGCCTGGAGGTCGTGCCCATCACCCTGCCCCCCCTCCGGGCCCGGCGGGAGGAGATCCCCTTCCTGGCCCAGCATTTCCTCAACCGCAAGGCCCGCGAGCACGGCCTCTACCCCAAGGCCATCCATCCGTCGGTGGACCCGCTGCTCATGGCCCTGCCCTGGAGCGGCAACGTGCGCCAGCTGGAGAACGCCGTGGAGCGCGCCATCGTGCTTTCCGCGGGGCGGCCGGTGCTCATGCGGGAGGATTTCACCTTCCTGGCGGACCGCATCCCCGAGGGCCGGGAGATCGTCCAGGCCCTGCCCCCCATGGAGACCTTCGCCCCCTCGGGCCTGGTGCCGGCCGCCCAGGCCCTGGACCTGCCCGCCGAGGGGGTCGACCTCAACCAGGTGGTTACGGACGTGGAGAAGAAGCTCATGCTCCAGAGCCTCCAGGTGACCCGGGGCAACAAGAAGCGCGCGGCGGAGCTGCTGGGCCTCAAGCGGACCACCTTCCTTGAAAAGATGAAGCGGCTGGACCTGGAGGACGTCGCGCCGGATGGCGCCGAGGCCTGA
- a CDS encoding DUF2752 domain-containing protein, with product MSLPPTPRPDGAPRFPRASLWAAAAVLAWAALAGAEAYLERRWGVELGTCMFKRLTGQPCPTCGATRGALALFSGHPLRALLWNPLLVGGGAVAAALLALRAATGRAPQVSWTPNRKRAALGAALAAVLANWCYLIWRGV from the coding sequence GTGTCCCTTCCCCCGACCCCCAGGCCCGACGGCGCCCCCCGGTTTCCCCGGGCCAGCCTGTGGGCCGCCGCCGCGGTCCTGGCCTGGGCCGCCCTGGCCGGGGCCGAGGCCTACCTGGAACGGCGCTGGGGGGTGGAACTGGGCACCTGCATGTTCAAGCGCCTCACCGGCCAGCCCTGTCCCACCTGCGGCGCCACCCGCGGCGCCCTGGCCCTCTTCTCTGGGCACCCCCTGCGGGCCCTCCTCTGGAACCCGCTGCTGGTGGGAGGCGGCGCCGTGGCCGCCGCCCTCCTCGCCCTCCGCGCCGCCACGGGCCGCGCGCCGCAGGTCTCCTGGACCCCCAACCGGAAAAGGGCGGCCCTTGGGGCCGCCCTCGCCGCCGTACTGGCGAACTGGTGCTACCTGATCTGGAGAGGCGTCTAG
- a CDS encoding serine/threonine-protein kinase — translation MADLPKNIGRYLVKRPIGQGAMGVVYLAEDPLLKRRLALKVVRASGEEREQALERFKREAEISAQLNHPNIVTVYDVGDEPALGPFIAMEYVEGNSLGKFIRDNSLELETKFGILIQAMRALRAAHRHAIVHRDVKPDNILVAEDGRVKLMDFGIAKTMAPRLTNAGEFLGSPAYSAPELLRGGDPTPSSDRYAFAVTSFELLTGQLPHPGTNVAAVITHILTEPPVFPAGMSGDMTKVFRQALAQDPEERPGSLMDFLLPLVDAYPLDPNSRTRVNELFRHDDHAGDIVPLRRLRPSANIPPEPPTAATSTGRTTAGLGVRNTPVRPVPSYTLPSAVKIELEPESPTSTRPPGHGQPRDRRPGSSEITPLTMVKWFIAILVAGQLIWWFYRLLNSSAPPA, via the coding sequence ATGGCGGATCTTCCGAAAAACATAGGCCGGTATCTGGTCAAACGGCCCATTGGGCAGGGCGCCATGGGCGTCGTCTACCTGGCGGAGGATCCCCTCCTGAAGCGCCGCCTGGCCCTGAAGGTGGTGCGCGCCTCCGGCGAGGAGCGGGAGCAGGCCCTGGAGCGCTTCAAGCGCGAGGCGGAGATCTCCGCCCAGCTGAACCATCCCAACATCGTCACCGTGTACGACGTGGGCGACGAGCCCGCCCTGGGCCCCTTCATCGCCATGGAGTACGTCGAGGGCAACAGCCTGGGCAAGTTCATCCGGGACAATTCCCTGGAGCTGGAGACCAAGTTCGGGATCCTCATCCAGGCCATGCGGGCCCTGCGCGCTGCGCACCGCCACGCCATCGTCCACCGGGACGTGAAGCCCGACAACATCCTCGTGGCCGAGGACGGCCGGGTCAAGCTCATGGACTTCGGCATCGCCAAGACCATGGCCCCCCGCCTCACCAACGCCGGGGAATTCCTGGGCTCGCCGGCCTACAGCGCCCCGGAGCTGCTGCGGGGCGGCGACCCCACGCCCAGTTCGGACCGCTACGCCTTCGCGGTCACCTCCTTCGAGCTCCTCACGGGCCAGCTGCCCCACCCGGGCACCAACGTGGCCGCGGTCATCACCCACATCCTCACGGAGCCGCCGGTCTTCCCCGCGGGCATGTCCGGCGACATGACCAAGGTCTTCCGCCAGGCCCTGGCCCAGGACCCCGAGGAGCGCCCCGGGTCCCTCATGGATTTCCTGCTGCCCCTCGTGGATGCCTACCCCCTGGACCCCAACTCCCGCACCCGGGTCAACGAGCTGTTCCGCCACGACGACCACGCCGGGGACATCGTGCCCCTGCGCCGCCTGCGGCCCTCGGCCAACATCCCCCCCGAGCCCCCCACCGCCGCCACCTCCACGGGCCGCACCACCGCGGGCCTGGGCGTGCGCAACACCCCGGTGCGCCCCGTCCCCTCCTACACCCTGCCCAGCGCCGTCAAGATCGAACTGGAGCCCGAAAGCCCCACCAGCACCCGCCCCCCCGGCCACGGCCAGCCCCGGGACCGCCGCCCCGGCTCGTCGGAAATCACCCCCCTCACCATGGTGAAGTGGTTCATCGCCATCCTCGTGGCCGGCCAGCTGATCTGGTGGTTCTACCGCCTCCTGAACAGCTCAGCCCCGCCAGCCTGA
- a CDS encoding response regulator transcription factor — MDSMPSPPSPSPLPHVLVVEDESRIAELIRMNLEAKEFRVSLAGDGRSALALQRESPPDLVVLDLMLPDMDGFEVLQTLRLRQESLPVLILTARTSDEDRLQGLTLGADDYLGKPFSILELIARIQAILRRSQPARELPGRILCSGPFRINLVQLTVHRGRVDLQLTLREFRILEALVAHPGRAHSRRELIQMAWNVDARPLPRTVNVHIGTLRRKLGDSEARPFIQTLEREGYRWLLPVRRSKY, encoded by the coding sequence ATGGACTCGATGCCGAGCCCGCCTTCCCCCTCACCCCTCCCCCATGTGCTGGTGGTGGAGGATGAATCCAGGATCGCCGAACTCATCCGCATGAACCTGGAGGCCAAGGAGTTCAGGGTGAGCCTGGCGGGGGACGGCCGCTCGGCCCTGGCCCTCCAGCGGGAGTCCCCGCCGGACCTGGTGGTGCTGGACCTCATGCTTCCCGACATGGACGGTTTCGAGGTGCTCCAGACCCTGCGCCTCCGCCAGGAGAGCCTGCCGGTCCTCATCCTCACCGCCCGCACCTCGGATGAGGACCGCCTCCAGGGCCTCACCCTGGGGGCGGACGACTACCTGGGCAAGCCCTTCTCCATCCTGGAGCTCATCGCCCGGATCCAGGCGATCCTGCGCCGAAGCCAGCCCGCGCGGGAACTCCCCGGCCGGATCCTCTGCAGCGGCCCCTTCCGCATCAACCTGGTGCAGCTCACCGTGCACCGCGGCCGGGTGGACCTGCAGCTCACCCTGCGGGAGTTCCGGATCCTGGAGGCCCTGGTGGCCCACCCCGGCCGCGCCCACAGCCGCCGGGAGCTGATCCAGATGGCCTGGAACGTCGACGCCCGCCCCCTCCCCCGCACCGTGAACGTCCACATCGGCACCCTCCGCCGCAAACTCGGCGATTCCGAAGCCCGCCCCTTCATCCAGACCCTCGAGCGCGAAGGCTACCGCTGGCTCCTCCCCGTCCGGCGGTCGAAATACTAG
- the tpx gene encoding thiol peroxidase, producing the protein MAQVTLKGNPIHTSGDLPRTGNPAPAFTLTRKDLSEVSLADLKGQRVVLNIFPSIDTPTCATSVRTFNAQASKAANTVVLCISVDLPFASGRFCAAEGLDKVVPASAFRAPEFGKAYGVTLVDGPLRGLLARAVVVVDESGKVIHTELVPEIAQEPDYAAALKVLA; encoded by the coding sequence ATGGCCCAGGTCACGCTCAAAGGAAACCCCATCCACACCTCGGGGGATCTGCCCAGGACCGGGAACCCCGCCCCGGCCTTCACCCTCACCCGCAAGGACCTCTCCGAGGTGTCCCTGGCGGACCTCAAGGGCCAGCGGGTCGTCCTGAACATCTTCCCCAGCATCGACACGCCCACCTGCGCCACGTCGGTGCGCACCTTCAACGCCCAGGCCTCCAAGGCCGCCAATACCGTCGTGCTGTGCATTTCCGTCGACCTGCCCTTCGCCTCGGGCCGCTTCTGCGCCGCCGAGGGCCTGGACAAGGTGGTGCCCGCCTCCGCCTTCCGGGCCCCGGAATTCGGCAAGGCCTACGGCGTCACGCTGGTGGACGGCCCCCTGCGCGGGCTCCTGGCCCGGGCCGTGGTGGTGGTGGACGAATCCGGCAAGGTCATCCACACCGAACTGGTCCCCGAAATCGCGCAGGAACCCGATTACGCGGCGGCGTTGAAGGTGCTGGCCTAG
- the efp gene encoding elongation factor P, producing the protein MASLIEAIAVKRKMFFEFEDTPFHCLDVEISTPTARGGQTLVRLKMRNLLTRAVFDKTFKAGDKFKEPDLQMVQASYLYSDGDGSHFMDQETFETLTLDDEMRGDALDFLVEGAIIQIQKYNGNPIGLQMPTHVELAVTYTEPGARGDTASGNVLKPAKLETGIEIKVPLFIKEGEKVKVAVETREFAGRA; encoded by the coding sequence ATGGCAAGCCTGATCGAAGCGATCGCCGTAAAACGAAAGATGTTCTTCGAATTCGAGGACACCCCCTTCCACTGCCTGGACGTGGAGATCTCCACCCCCACCGCCCGCGGGGGCCAGACCCTGGTGCGCCTCAAGATGCGCAACCTCCTCACCCGCGCGGTCTTCGACAAGACCTTCAAGGCCGGCGACAAGTTCAAGGAGCCGGACCTCCAGATGGTGCAGGCCTCGTACCTCTACTCCGACGGCGACGGCTCCCACTTCATGGACCAGGAGACCTTCGAGACCCTGACCCTGGACGACGAGATGCGGGGCGACGCCCTGGACTTCCTGGTGGAGGGCGCCATCATCCAGATCCAGAAGTACAACGGCAACCCCATCGGCCTCCAGATGCCCACCCACGTGGAGCTGGCCGTCACCTACACCGAGCCCGGCGCGAGGGGCGACACGGCCAGCGGCAACGTCCTCAAGCCCGCCAAGCTGGAGACGGGCATCGAGATCAAGGTGCCCCTCTTCATCAAGGAGGGCGAGAAGGTCAAGGTGGCCGTGGAGACCCGGGAGTTCGCGGGGCGGGCCTGA
- a CDS encoding YiiX/YebB-like N1pC/P60 family cysteine hydrolase, with the protein MLLQDSLSRALVGYLTGTVSSYQRRVPNDPAQLRAALRPGDVILVEGDSRISQIIMYLTQSSWSHATMYIGDALLRWGGPEADRALDRYGAEAAHLLMESDLKEGVRVVPLDLYLDCNLRVCRPLGLRAGAMDRVMMEMLSHLGVRYDQRNIFDLARYLFPFHLVPRRFRPRSLYLGSSTSREVICSALIAKAFYRAGITIQPPLGEGGGPQARHPSYIMPRDFDLSANFQILKFQPQRPLLETPAAWDLT; encoded by the coding sequence ATGCTCCTCCAGGACTCCCTGTCCCGCGCCCTGGTGGGGTACCTCACGGGCACCGTGTCCAGCTACCAGCGCCGGGTTCCCAACGACCCGGCCCAGCTGCGCGCGGCCCTCCGGCCCGGGGACGTGATCCTGGTGGAGGGCGACAGCCGCATCTCGCAGATCATCATGTACCTCACCCAGAGTTCCTGGAGCCACGCCACGATGTACATCGGGGACGCGCTCCTGAGGTGGGGCGGGCCCGAGGCGGACCGCGCCCTGGACCGGTACGGCGCCGAGGCCGCCCACCTCCTCATGGAGAGCGACCTCAAGGAGGGGGTGCGGGTGGTGCCCCTGGACCTCTACCTGGACTGCAACCTCCGCGTGTGCCGGCCCCTGGGGCTGCGCGCGGGGGCCATGGACCGGGTGATGATGGAGATGCTTTCGCACCTGGGCGTGCGCTACGACCAGCGCAACATCTTCGACCTGGCGCGGTACCTCTTCCCCTTCCACCTGGTGCCGCGCCGCTTCCGGCCGCGCAGCCTCTACCTGGGCAGCTCCACCAGCCGCGAGGTGATCTGCTCGGCGCTCATCGCCAAGGCCTTCTACCGCGCCGGCATCACCATCCAGCCGCCCCTGGGCGAGGGCGGGGGGCCCCAGGCGCGCCACCCCAGCTACATCATGCCCCGGGACTTCGACCTCTCCGCCAATTTCCAGATCCTGAAGTTCCAGCCCCAGCGGCCCCTGCTGGAGACCCCGGCGGCCTGGGACCTCACCTGA
- the mce gene encoding methylmalonyl-CoA epimerase, whose amino-acid sequence MKILRINHLGIASPTLDEAMGRMGRLFGMEADHVEEVAEQRVRTAFFPVGPSTLEYLEATDPEGPVGKFLEKKGPGIHHVAFEVDDVDAAVEELLAKGVRMIDTSPRPGAHGCRIAFIHPAETGGVLMELCQSPRA is encoded by the coding sequence ATGAAAATTCTTCGCATCAACCACCTGGGCATCGCGTCGCCCACCCTGGACGAGGCCATGGGCCGCATGGGCAGGCTCTTCGGCATGGAAGCCGACCACGTGGAGGAGGTCGCCGAGCAGCGCGTGCGCACCGCCTTCTTCCCCGTGGGCCCCAGCACCCTGGAATACCTGGAAGCCACCGACCCCGAGGGCCCCGTGGGCAAGTTCCTGGAGAAGAAGGGCCCCGGCATCCACCACGTGGCCTTCGAGGTGGACGACGTGGACGCCGCCGTGGAGGAGCTCCTCGCCAAGGGCGTGCGCATGATCGACACGTCCCCCCGCCCCGGCGCCCACGGCTGCCGGATCGCGTTCATCCACCCCGCCGAAACCGGCGGCGTCCTCATGGAACTCTGCCAATCCCCGCGGGCCTGA
- a CDS encoding 50S ribosomal protein L11 methyltransferase, with protein MDHASPHTRWLLEVPGAAEDRLGDWLTAGGATATYREADPPHTFYAYFPPGLTPPDAAGLAAFGARLLREERFEDEDWLAKSREGFGPIEVGRGFHIRPLWDASPAPEGRTPIVVNPGLAFGTGGHETTRLCMGLLEELAASGRLRDPVLDIGAGTGILALTAWLCGARRIAALDNDPDCGPAMDEFMALNAAVLDGARPFTHYVGLLDDPRADGPWMTLLANILLETIQDLLPRMASIAAPGALLVASGILAERQDEALISLAAYGFRPLKVATEGAWVAILAERTA; from the coding sequence ATGGACCATGCATCTCCCCACACCCGTTGGCTGCTCGAAGTACCGGGGGCCGCGGAGGACCGCCTGGGCGACTGGCTCACCGCAGGGGGCGCCACCGCCACCTACCGGGAAGCGGACCCGCCCCACACCTTCTACGCCTACTTCCCCCCGGGCCTGACGCCCCCCGACGCGGCGGGCCTGGCGGCCTTCGGCGCGCGGCTCCTGCGGGAGGAGCGCTTCGAGGACGAGGACTGGCTCGCCAAGAGCCGGGAGGGCTTCGGCCCCATCGAGGTGGGCCGCGGCTTCCACATTCGCCCCCTGTGGGACGCGAGCCCCGCGCCCGAAGGCCGCACCCCCATCGTGGTGAACCCGGGCCTGGCCTTCGGCACCGGGGGCCACGAGACCACGCGGCTGTGCATGGGCCTCCTGGAGGAGCTGGCGGCTTCCGGCCGGCTCCGGGATCCGGTGCTGGACATCGGCGCGGGCACGGGCATCCTGGCCCTGACGGCCTGGCTTTGCGGGGCCCGGCGCATCGCCGCCCTGGACAACGACCCGGACTGCGGCCCGGCCATGGACGAATTCATGGCGCTGAACGCGGCCGTCCTGGACGGCGCGCGCCCCTTCACCCACTACGTGGGCCTCCTGGACGATCCCAGGGCCGACGGCCCCTGGATGACCCTCCTCGCCAACATCCTCCTGGAGACCATCCAGGACCTGCTGCCCCGCATGGCCTCCATCGCCGCGCCCGGGGCCCTGCTGGTGGCCTCGGGCATCCTGGCCGAGCGCCAGGACGAGGCCCTGATCAGCCTCGCGGCCTACGGCTTCCGGCCCCTGAAGGTGGCCACGGAGGGCGCCTGGGTGGCCATCCTGGCGGAGCGGACGGCATGA
- a CDS encoding outer membrane beta-barrel protein: MRYGIALALAGLAVGTLPLGAEQPDYIRLSALSTQGDLRAYAGGKSFGHGFEVGHTLDIPGSEVIGLGVFGGFMKVTGDAASPLGGLRQTLEAWRVGADVRFATPLAGLTPYAGLNLNYFTGKRLNGGSVLTYDGRYTITPGPYGERGAKFGLRIGLEYRFNQAWGASVDFNHSEWYDDYAKGDHEPMTGERGVKGLNPIKPSWLAFSVQYRFKGL, translated from the coding sequence ATGAGATATGGAATTGCGTTGGCTCTCGCGGGCCTGGCGGTTGGCACCCTCCCGCTGGGGGCTGAGCAGCCGGACTACATCCGGCTGAGCGCCCTCTCCACCCAGGGGGACCTGCGGGCCTACGCCGGCGGGAAGTCCTTCGGGCACGGTTTCGAAGTGGGCCACACGCTGGATATCCCCGGTTCCGAGGTCATCGGCCTGGGCGTGTTCGGCGGATTCATGAAAGTGACCGGGGACGCCGCCTCCCCCCTGGGGGGGCTCCGGCAGACCCTCGAGGCCTGGCGGGTGGGGGCGGATGTGCGCTTCGCCACCCCCCTGGCGGGGCTCACGCCGTATGCGGGCCTGAACCTGAACTATTTCACCGGCAAGCGCCTCAATGGCGGCTCCGTCCTCACCTACGACGGCCGCTACACCATCACCCCGGGCCCCTACGGCGAACGGGGCGCCAAGTTCGGCCTGCGCATCGGCCTGGAGTACCGGTTCAATCAGGCCTGGGGCGCCTCGGTGGACTTCAACCACTCGGAGTGGTACGACGACTACGCCAAGGGCGACCACGAGCCCATGACCGGGGAGCGGGGCGTGAAGGGACTCAATCCCATCAAGCCGAGCTGGCTGGCCTTCTCGGTGCAGTACCGCTTCAAGGGCCTCTAG